DNA sequence from the Cercospora beticola chromosome 8, complete sequence genome:
ATAGCCTCCAATTGCTTGCTGCCACAATTTCCCCAGTGGTCAAATCAGTGACCTTGATCCAGAGATCGGTTGGATCCTGGGCCATGTCCTCGGCATACTTTTTCGCAAGTTTTGGTAGATCATCGGTGTCTCTGCAGCCCATGAATAGCTCTCGAACGTATTTGGGCTTGAACGCCTCATACTGCACCTGAACCAGTTCCGCCATGTCGTTGGGCGTAGCCCTCGCAAGGACGAATTGTGCCATACTGATTGAACGAAAGGTCAGTGGCACGCGGTGGCGGCAGTCATAAACCCTCAACGCGTGTACACGCTGTCCCGGCTGTGTTCAAGACCGTCTCAGGCATATTACACCCTTGCAGACAATAGCGTTGTACAGCTGCATGCTTTTTGTTGAGCGAAAGCGCGTAGCCGCCTTGCTTCCGTGTTACTCTCGCTTGACGCGCAGTTGCCACCCGTCCGGGAGCAGAATTGCTCGAGTGAATAAGATCGTGCATGCTTAGGCACGCCTGTTTTCGTGTCTGCGAAATAGCCCATCAGTGGTGATGAGAGGAAAGAGACTGAGGTGAAGAGTGAAATGTCAAGCGGATGATGACGTGTTTCCCAGGGGCTGGAACTTCCGTGTTCCGACcaccgacgatgatggaTCCTGCCTGCATCGCCAGCGACAACATGAACAACACTTCTTATTATCACACGGCCAGCAGATTATGGGCGACGAGTACGATGACTGGGGCAATCCAAAACGGCCGCGCCGTGAGATGCCGCGGGAGAAAGGGCTTCTTGGCGCCTTGAAGTTCTATGGCAATCGGGCATTCAGGCAATATCGGACGCTGCTCTCGGCAGCATTGTTTCTGGTCTGCCTGCTATACTACTTCTTGGGAACGACTGGTGAACCTGCCCCAAAGCCCATTGATTGGAGCAGATATGCATATGTGCAGTAAGCCGGCAAGCAGATCGCTGGATGACCAATATTCCGACTAACACCACCCTAGATACGTGACAGACAATCACAGCCTCTGCAATGGTACTAACACCTTTGATATCCTGAGATCGGAACTGACGCTGTGCAGCCTACATGGTCTTTGATGCTCTGAAGCGGCATGGCAGCAAAGCAGATCGAATTCTGATGTATCCGAAGCAATGGGACAAAGTCGACGACTCGCCTCAAGACCGCAACAGTCAACTCCTCATTCGGGCGGAGAAGATATTCAAAGCCAAATTGAAGCCTATCTCAGTACTGGATGTCGACGGTGAATCTTCTCCCGGAACATTGAACGCTCCGAGTACGTGGGACTCATCGATCACGAAGTTGCGGGCCTTCGATCTTGTTGAGTACGATCGCGTGCTGCATATTGACAGTGACAGCACACTTTTGCAGAACTTGGACGAGCTATTCCTCCTCCCAAGCACTCCAGTTGCCATGCCTAGGGCTTATTGGTCTGAGGGCAGACCCAATCACTGGCAGTTGACCAGCTTGCTAATGCTGATCGAGCCGAACCCTTTCGAGCTCAAAAACTTTATTGACATTCTCATGTCATGGAAATTGAAGCCGGGCTTTCAGACTGGTAGGAATTATGACATGGATCTTCTCAATCACCGTTTTGGAGGCAGTGCAATGGTTCTTCCGCACCGCCCATACGCCATGCTTTCTGCCGAGTTCAGGAACCACGATCATTCAGCTTATCTGGGCACTATCAACGCTCCACGAGACTCATATCCCTCCAAATATGGATGGGATGCGGATCGGGCATATCAAGAGGCGAAGCTCATACATTTCAGCGACTGGCCACTGCCGAAACCATGGGTCATGTGGCCGCATGAGGGCGTCAGCGAAATGCAGCCTGACTGCGGCGGCAAAAACCAGGGCACTTGCCGAGAACGCGAAATCTGGAAGGAGTTGTATAACGACTTCAGGAAGAGACGAAAGGATCTCTGCAGAATCTTGAGCGTACCGGCACCGAAGTGGTCAGACCTGAAGAATGCGACGCAACCGAAACCCTGGGCTGAGATCATGGAACCCTGAAAGAGCAACGCTACCACAATTCTCTCGAAGCCCGACGTATACTATCTGCCGGAGCTCGGTACTCTTTCCTCCCGCGGTAATGATACCAGGATATTGCAATGATCACTGTGCCTGCAAAGACCACGACGGCCCAGTTGGAGTATGCTGCTGTCGGGTGTGGAGTGCTTGGAAAGAAGATAAAGACAATCTGTACAGCCAAATACCCGACAGACATCACATTCACAGCCAAGCTTGCTTTGCCGAGACTGAATCGCGTTGGTGGTAGCTCTCCACCAGTTACCCTCCTGTGGATTATGCATCCAATCACGATCATGTAGCTGGTAAAAAGTGCAGACTGACAGAGTGTTCCAAGCGTCCGGAATGCGGCTGGCGAGCCGAgaacgatgaagatggacaAGATCTTGCGCACAAAATCAGTTCTGCAAAATGTCCATAGCCTAAGGAGCAGCTTACTGAGAATCCTAGTGTGACAGTTACGGCATTGAGAGGAATGTCCCAGCCCGGCCGCACGTGCGAAAGGAACGCGCTGAAGGGCAGCCCTCGATCGCGAGCAAAGGCGTAGAGTTGGCGAGAAGTGGTGGTGACCATGTTGATGATGCCAAACAgcaggaggatgaagactaTCGTAGTAAGTGTCGTTGCCCCTCCTCTCGATTGCGTGGCGTTCATAAAGATTTCTACGTAGGCAGGATGGCCGGCATTCAACAGTTCGTGGGTCGTCTCACCCCTGACAGTCAGATATGCTGGAGCAAAGTCAGCTCTCCTCACTTCCGGAAATTCGCAGGTCAGACATACTGATGACCATGAATAAGCAGGAGACATAGTTGAACACCGCAGTGGCCACCATGCTTCGCGGCAGAACCCAGGCAGCATCTTGCAGTTCCTCTGCGAGATGGGCTGCGCTGTCCTACGATCTGGCATGAGCCGGGAAGAATCTTTGGTATTGTAGCAGCAGCGAACCTACCGAGCCGAGGAAAGCACCACTCGCTCCACTCGTGCCAATCCACATTGCAACGCCGTCACTACCCCAGCCGGAGTAGTCGGTGAACTCAGTGAAGGTTGCTCGAGCCGGTGCTCTATCACCCATTACCCTGGAAACCATCAGCATATTGTCTACAAGTGGCGCAGCCTCTCGCCATGATCTCGAGGCTGATTTCGACTGCTAGACTGACCACAACACTGTCAAGACAGCGATATACGCAAAGACGTAAATGACAAACATGGCGCCTTCGAAACTTGGCAATTTCCGAAGCAGCACTGTATCTGCATGGTGCGGTCAGCGACTGCAAGCGATCTTCGCTGAAATCAAATCTTACTGAAAGCGAGTGTGCTCAGTACGATCGCAATCGTGAGAAGCACTCCTTGCCAGAGTTGCTGGACGTAAGTCGGGACCTCGAGGCTGATGATGCCCTGCACTGCCAGCGCACCACTGTATGCCGTCGAACATAAGGCCATCTGCCAGCCCAGGACCTGGACACGGGCTGGAGTCAGCGAAGCAAGCTACCAAGATGGCAAATACATACACAAAGCCAACCAGTAAGATACGACAGGAACTTCTGACAGTGCTTCGGCGCGAACTCGGACACCCCTGCAATTTTCAGTGATCCGGGCAGGCAGAAGTCCAATCTGTACTTACAATGGTACTGTCCGCCAGCACAAGGCGCCATGGACGCCATCTCAGCCATCGATAGCGTAGTCAACGACATGCCGAAGATGACGATAACGTAACCCCAAATACCGCCGGCACTGCCTCCATTCGTCAAAATGGAAGATGCACCCGGGAGAGCAAGAACCCATCCATTCACCAATATCAAGGAGTACCCAAATATGGAGAGGAATCGAAAATTGCGGCGGAGCTCCTGCTTCTTGTTCATACGATGCATGTCGCGGTTGTCATGATAAGTGTTCTTGAATCTCGTTGACCCGAGGATTGGCGGCAAAGGGTCAAGACCTTCCAGAATTCCCACAGGCTGGATGATATCTGGATCACTTCCACTGGCAGCGGCTTCCTGGCTGGCATGCGACTGTGTCGCCATCTCTCGCCTGCGAACACTCGGTATCCGAGGCCACCAGCGAAGTTTTGCAGCACAGCGATTATATGTCGGGAACTGAAGGGTTACTCCCCTCTGCCGTAACGTCAGTCGAAGTTTTCGTGCTGAGTAGAGACGGGTCGGCCCCGAGGATTCGCAGAGAGCGGAGCAATACATCCGCTCACACGTGTTACCGTGGTCGGCAGCAGACATCGATTCCATGGTGCTCACCTTCACACCCCTGTGCTCTCGGTTCGTCGCACGCAGCCGGACCACCGGACCTCGTCCGATCTCATGTGCCCTATGGCTTACGATCCAGCACCCCAGGCCTCGGGCAGAACCTTAACATGACCTTTGCTGAGATGTTTCCAGTTGATGGACAACGGAAGAAAGTCGGCACGTCAGCCTTCATGGGTGTTGACGATGTGATTAGAGTTTGTGAATACGAACCCGTTGTCAATGCATCATCAACGTCGAAACACATCTGGTTGAGAATTGCTTCCATCTGTCCTGCAGCCTTCACCATGAACGAGGAGCATTCGAAGACACTGACGCCTGCTGAATAGGGAAGAGAGATCGGAGTGCAATGCAGCCACCGAGAAAGGCAGGCGTAAAATGACCCGGTTTGCGGTCAACACAGCATCGGACAGAAGTGCGTCGGTCTGGGTTCTGACAATTCTCGCCATCATCTACTCCTGCCTCACCTTAGGAACACGCGTATATTTCAGGATCGCCTCATGGGCTATCGAGGACAATATGATTCTGGCAGCCACGATACTGGCCTGCGGAGAGTACACCGTGACCATGTACGCCGCGCGACATGGCGTTGGCTC
Encoded proteins:
- a CDS encoding uncharacterized protein (CAZy:GT8), whose translation is MGDEYDDWGNPKRPRREMPREKGLLGALKFYGNRAFRQYRTLLSAALFLVCLLYYFLGTTGEPAPKPIDWSRYAYVQYVTDNHSLCNAYMVFDALKRHGSKADRILMYPKQWDKVDDSPQDRNSQLLIRAEKIFKAKLKPISVLDVDGESSPGTLNAPSTWDSSITKLRAFDLVEYDRVLHIDSDSTLLQNLDELFLLPSTPVAMPRAYWSEGRPNHWQLTSLLMLIEPNPFELKNFIDILMSWKLKPGFQTGRNYDMDLLNHRFGGSAMVLPHRPYAMLSAEFRNHDHSAYLGTINAPRDSYPSKYGWDADRAYQEAKLIHFSDWPLPKPWVMWPHEGVSEMQPDCGGKNQGTCREREIWKELYNDFRKRRKDLCRILSVPAPKWSDLKNATQPKPWAEIMEP